In a genomic window of Pseudomonas putida:
- a CDS encoding GPO family capsid scaffolding protein — protein MAGKTDTPAKKFRSKWTRIAVEGATTDGRNIERSWIEDMASTYSPNTYGARINCEHIKGYWPGGEFGAYGDVLALKADEVEIAGVKKLALFGQLQPNDALLALNKAGQKVYTSIEVQPKFADSGKAYLVGLAITDTPASLGTEALSFSAQHGTLTNRKQDKDNLFTAAEETALEFEEVTDTPGMFAALKEKVGELLGMSKEKEGKDATSFAALGELIESLATHGSAQAEAFAAEQKARQELQTKFEKLNTDFADLVKRLGATEDHSQQSRPTLSGGNGQALADY, from the coding sequence ATGGCCGGCAAGACCGACACCCCAGCCAAGAAATTCCGCTCCAAATGGACTCGCATCGCCGTTGAAGGCGCCACCACCGATGGACGCAACATTGAGCGCAGCTGGATCGAGGACATGGCCAGCACCTACAGCCCCAACACCTACGGCGCCCGCATCAATTGCGAGCACATCAAGGGTTACTGGCCCGGTGGCGAATTCGGCGCCTATGGCGACGTTTTGGCCCTGAAGGCCGACGAGGTCGAGATCGCCGGAGTGAAAAAGCTGGCCCTGTTCGGGCAACTCCAACCCAACGACGCACTGCTCGCCCTGAACAAGGCAGGCCAGAAGGTCTACACCTCGATCGAGGTCCAACCGAAGTTCGCCGACAGCGGCAAGGCCTACCTGGTCGGCCTTGCCATCACCGACACCCCGGCCAGCCTCGGCACTGAGGCGCTTTCGTTCAGCGCTCAACACGGCACCCTGACCAATCGCAAACAGGACAAGGACAACCTGTTCACCGCTGCGGAAGAAACCGCCCTGGAATTCGAGGAAGTCACCGATACCCCCGGCATGTTCGCCGCGCTCAAGGAGAAAGTCGGCGAGCTCCTCGGCATGAGCAAGGAAAAGGAAGGCAAGGACGCCACCAGCTTCGCCGCCCTGGGCGAGCTGATTGAAAGCCTGGCCACCCATGGCAGCGCACAGGCCGAAGCCTTCGCCGCTGAACAGAAAGCCCGCCAGGAATTGCAAACCAAGTTCGAGAAGCTCAACACCGACTTCGCCGACCTGGTCAAGCGCCTCGGCGCCACCGAGGACCACAGTCAGCAATCCCGCCCGACGCTTTCCGGCGGCAATGGGCAGGCCCTCGCTGACTACTGA
- a CDS encoding terminase ATPase subunit family protein → MNAIVELPTDHRRHAKHLYWQGYRVCEIAELIGEKEKTLHSWKARDEWDRATPLERIQAATEARLVQLILKDPKSGADYKEIDLLHRQLERQSRIQRYQGGGTETDLNPELAKRNAGEKRKPKRNDIPEEAVEKLIEAFLEGCFDYQKDWYRAGNQRTRAILKSRQIGATYYFAREALIDALTTGRNQIFLSASKAQAHIFKAYIQAFAREVVDVDLTGDPIILPNGAELHFLGTNARTAQGYHGNFYFDEFFWTFKFNELNKVASGMAMQKQYRRTYFSTPSSMAHEAYTFWTGERFNKGKPTAQQLKLDVSHDVLQQGKLCDDRIWRQIVTILDAEERGCDLFDIDELRLEYDAAAFQNLLMCQFVDDGASIFPLNMLQPCMVDSWSIWTDYQPFAARPFADRQVWVGYDPAESGDTAGLIVVAPPLVPGGKFRVLERHQFRGMDFTAQAETIRQVTRRYWVTYIGIDTTGLGSAVAQLVRQFFPALRTFSYSPEVKTRLVMKAWDVISKGRLEFDAGWTDLAQSLMAIRKTVTAGGRQFTYTAGRTDNTGHADLAWALFHALHNEPLEGQTVANTGFMEIY, encoded by the coding sequence ATGAACGCTATCGTCGAACTACCCACTGATCACCGCCGGCATGCCAAGCACTTGTATTGGCAGGGCTACCGCGTATGTGAAATTGCCGAACTGATCGGCGAGAAGGAAAAGACCCTTCACAGTTGGAAAGCCCGCGACGAATGGGACCGGGCCACGCCGCTCGAGCGTATCCAGGCAGCCACTGAGGCCCGCCTGGTGCAACTGATCCTCAAGGATCCCAAGTCCGGCGCGGACTACAAGGAAATCGATCTGCTGCACCGTCAGTTGGAGCGGCAATCTCGAATTCAGCGTTACCAGGGCGGCGGTACCGAGACCGACCTCAACCCTGAGTTGGCCAAGCGTAACGCCGGGGAGAAGCGTAAACCGAAGCGCAACGACATCCCAGAGGAAGCCGTCGAGAAGTTGATCGAGGCGTTTCTTGAGGGATGTTTCGACTACCAGAAAGACTGGTACCGCGCAGGCAATCAGCGCACGCGCGCCATTCTGAAAAGCCGCCAGATCGGCGCCACTTACTACTTCGCTCGGGAGGCGCTGATCGATGCGCTGACCACCGGCCGCAACCAGATATTCCTGTCGGCCAGCAAGGCGCAGGCGCACATTTTCAAAGCCTACATCCAAGCTTTCGCCCGCGAGGTGGTGGACGTCGATCTGACCGGCGATCCGATCATTTTGCCGAACGGCGCCGAGCTGCACTTCCTCGGTACCAACGCCCGGACGGCCCAGGGCTACCACGGCAATTTCTACTTCGACGAATTCTTCTGGACCTTCAAGTTCAACGAGCTGAACAAGGTCGCGTCCGGCATGGCGATGCAGAAACAGTACCGCCGGACGTACTTCTCGACGCCAAGTTCGATGGCGCACGAGGCATACACCTTCTGGACCGGGGAGCGGTTCAACAAGGGCAAGCCGACCGCCCAGCAACTGAAACTGGACGTCAGCCACGATGTGCTGCAGCAGGGCAAACTCTGCGACGACCGGATCTGGCGGCAGATCGTCACCATCCTGGACGCCGAGGAGCGGGGCTGCGACCTGTTCGACATCGATGAGCTGCGCCTCGAGTACGACGCGGCGGCGTTCCAGAATTTGCTGATGTGCCAGTTTGTCGACGACGGGGCGAGCATCTTCCCGCTGAACATGTTGCAGCCGTGCATGGTGGACAGTTGGTCGATCTGGACCGATTACCAGCCCTTCGCCGCCAGGCCCTTCGCTGATCGACAGGTGTGGGTGGGTTATGACCCAGCAGAGTCGGGCGATACCGCAGGCTTGATCGTGGTTGCGCCACCGCTGGTACCGGGTGGCAAGTTTCGGGTGTTGGAACGGCATCAGTTCCGGGGAATGGACTTCACCGCCCAGGCCGAAACGATCCGCCAGGTCACGCGTCGTTACTGGGTGACCTACATCGGTATCGACACCACCGGTTTGGGCAGCGCGGTGGCGCAGCTGGTGCGCCAATTCTTCCCCGCGTTGCGCACGTTCTCCTACAGCCCCGAGGTCAAGACCCGTCTGGTGATGAAGGCATGGGACGTGATCAGCAAAGGTCGGCTGGAGTTCGATGCCGGCTGGACGGATTTGGCCCAGTCGTTGATGGCCATCCGCAAGACCGTCACCGCCGGCGGGCGTCAGTTCACCTACACCGCCGGTCGTACTGACAACACCGGCCACGCCGATCTGGCGTGGGCTCTCTTTCACGCATTGCACAACGAGCCGCTGGAGGGCCAGACCGTGGCCAACACCGGTTTCATGGAGATTTATTGA
- a CDS encoding phage portal protein encodes MSSQVQPAVSQPIEGEHLVQAGGGQSMAFTFGDPVPVLEGREILDYLECWSNGRWYEPPVSLDGLAKSSKASVYLQSGLIFKRNALARTFIPHRLLSRQAFEQIVMDWGWSGNLYLEKRDNMLRQALGLTPCLAKYIRRGVDLDTYYQVQGWRDEHEFKPGSVCHLRVADINQEIYGLPEWLPALQSALLNESATLFRRKYYQNGSHAGFILYMTDAAQNEDFVTDLRGAMKNSKGPGNFRNLFMYAPGGKKDGLQLIPISEVAAKDDFGAIKNISRDDQLAMLRIPPQLMGVVPQNAGGFGSIRDAAQVWAVNELEPEQARLLQINEWLGEEVVRFRPYEVPAQG; translated from the coding sequence ATGAGCAGCCAGGTACAGCCCGCCGTATCTCAACCCATCGAAGGTGAACACCTGGTCCAAGCTGGGGGCGGTCAGTCGATGGCATTCACCTTCGGTGATCCGGTACCGGTGCTCGAGGGTAGGGAAATTCTCGATTACCTGGAGTGCTGGTCCAACGGCCGCTGGTACGAGCCACCGGTTTCATTGGACGGTTTGGCGAAGTCCTCGAAGGCCAGCGTGTATCTGCAGTCGGGCCTGATTTTCAAGCGCAATGCTTTGGCGCGCACGTTCATACCGCACCGCCTGCTGAGCCGGCAGGCGTTCGAGCAAATCGTCATGGATTGGGGATGGTCGGGAAACCTCTACCTGGAGAAGCGCGACAACATGCTCCGGCAGGCCTTGGGCCTGACACCCTGCCTGGCGAAATACATCCGCCGAGGTGTTGACCTGGACACTTACTACCAGGTGCAGGGTTGGAGGGATGAGCACGAATTCAAACCCGGCAGCGTGTGCCACCTGCGGGTGGCGGACATCAATCAGGAAATTTACGGGCTGCCCGAATGGCTCCCAGCCTTGCAAAGCGCGTTGCTCAATGAGAGCGCCACGCTGTTCCGTCGCAAGTATTACCAGAACGGCAGCCATGCCGGATTCATTCTCTACATGACCGATGCCGCGCAGAATGAGGATTTTGTCACTGATCTACGCGGTGCGATGAAGAACAGCAAAGGCCCGGGCAACTTCCGCAACCTGTTCATGTATGCACCGGGCGGCAAGAAGGACGGCCTGCAACTGATCCCGATCAGCGAGGTGGCGGCGAAGGATGATTTCGGCGCGATCAAGAACATCAGCCGTGACGATCAACTGGCGATGCTGCGGATCCCGCCTCAGTTGATGGGGGTGGTGCCGCAAAACGCTGGGGGCTTTGGATCGATCCGCGATGCGGCTCAGGTGTGGGCTGTGAACGAATTGGAGCCGGAGCAGGCCAGGCTGCTGCAGATCAATGAATGGCTGGGGGAGGAGGTGGTGCGCTTCCGGCCATATGAGGTACCGGCGCAAGGGTGA
- a CDS encoding DNA adenine methylase, with amino-acid sequence MSQPIFPWMGGKRRMAKHILPEFPEHECYVEPFCGGAALFFMKEQSHVEVINDYDGEVVNLYRVVAHHLEELVRQFRWSLVSRKMFEWTNMQIPETLTDIQRAARFFYLQQQCFGAKPTGRTFGTATTSPPRLNLLRIEEKLSEAHLRLARTTIEHLDWKECIRRYDRPHTLFYLDPPYWETAGYAPGGFNFEQYQVMAELAASIKGRMVISINDHPQIREVFTGLRLKEVPFRHMVGGQGGKQANELIYFNW; translated from the coding sequence ATGTCGCAACCGATTTTCCCTTGGATGGGCGGCAAGCGCCGCATGGCAAAACACATTCTCCCTGAGTTCCCTGAACACGAATGCTACGTCGAGCCGTTCTGCGGTGGCGCAGCCTTGTTCTTCATGAAAGAGCAGAGTCATGTGGAAGTCATCAACGACTACGACGGTGAAGTGGTCAACCTGTACCGGGTGGTGGCGCATCACCTGGAGGAGCTGGTCCGGCAATTTCGCTGGTCGCTGGTCAGCCGCAAGATGTTTGAGTGGACCAACATGCAGATCCCGGAAACGCTGACCGACATTCAGCGAGCGGCACGGTTTTTCTATCTGCAGCAGCAATGCTTTGGTGCCAAGCCTACGGGCCGCACCTTCGGTACCGCCACCACCTCACCGCCGAGGCTGAATCTGTTGCGGATCGAGGAGAAACTCAGCGAGGCGCATTTGCGACTGGCTCGGACCACCATCGAACACCTCGACTGGAAAGAGTGTATCCGGCGGTACGATCGCCCGCACACCCTGTTCTATCTCGATCCGCCTTACTGGGAAACGGCGGGCTACGCACCGGGCGGGTTCAATTTCGAGCAGTACCAGGTCATGGCTGAACTGGCCGCATCGATCAAGGGCCGCATGGTCATCTCAATCAATGACCACCCGCAGATCCGGGAAGTGTTTACGGGGCTACGTCTGAAGGAAGTGCCGTTCCGGCATATGGTGGGGGGGCAGGGAGGTAAGCAGGCCAATGAGTTGATCTACTTCAACTGGTGA
- a CDS encoding hemerythrin domain-containing protein, protein MNAIDLLQADHQKVKSILAQLSESTDKATKKRAELLDKLEMEISIHTQLEEEILYPAFKEAGSKEQDVMYFEAKEEHRTVDSLVLPDLKQTDPGTPEFSGRVKVVKELLEHHIEEEETEMFPQAKKLLGKAKLDELGEQMETMKARFKKDWAASHLAA, encoded by the coding sequence ATGAACGCTATCGATCTTCTGCAAGCCGACCACCAGAAAGTGAAAAGCATCCTCGCTCAGTTGAGTGAGTCGACGGACAAAGCGACCAAGAAACGCGCTGAACTCCTGGACAAATTAGAGATGGAAATTTCCATCCACACCCAACTGGAGGAGGAAATCCTCTATCCGGCCTTCAAGGAGGCAGGAAGCAAAGAGCAGGACGTCATGTACTTCGAAGCGAAGGAAGAACATCGCACCGTTGACTCGCTGGTGTTGCCCGATCTGAAGCAGACTGACCCGGGCACCCCGGAGTTTTCGGGACGGGTGAAAGTCGTCAAGGAATTGTTGGAACACCACATCGAAGAAGAGGAAACCGAAATGTTCCCTCAGGCGAAGAAGCTCTTGGGTAAAGCCAAGCTCGATGAACTCGGGGAACAAATGGAAACCATGAAAGCCCGTTTCAAAAAAGACTGGGCGGCGAGCCATTTGGCGGCCTGA